The Methanocella arvoryzae MRE50 genome includes a region encoding these proteins:
- a CDS encoding PAS domain S-box protein — protein sequence MSRGNDHSTAKRWWQSIRVEIVLLVLLMTLPTILLGVAGTLYYQGILKQDIEDNQLGSAMTISALAPDYLQSSQLYLKSLADRILVIRAMENNDLVLLHSVAVYGNNSTRVRGIYFTDSNGKIIEGTSEVAGLIGADYYNHSYVSGVIKSGRPVIGDAEPGFDQRPMVPVGVPVVDANGTVLGVLVGIVDLEEYSQIMDESLAGRGQCAYLVNRTGHVMAHTNRSHAWMMTNFSSVPVVERVLGGGSGILEYENPVDRMLMIGAYAPVESFGWGVVVATPTEIAYRPVWGAAWIMAAMIGIFSVGAVLLGILVGNRIASPIASMSMAMKRVKESGDYRRLLPLERKDEVGDLARAFDDMVYTIRRNMAEQDASRREIEELARRQEASLAQLRESEARFRSYFESPLVGIAISSPDKQWLDLNDKACEILGYSREELLKMTWDMLTYPEDLSKNVELLDRVIAGEIDTYTLEKRFVRKDGSLVSTYLSAGCIRNPDRSVKYMLSIIQDITEEKRAEEALKDAKAQAELYLDLMGHDINNMNQIAIGFLEMALSTMDLSDDERELLDKPLRSIRNSSELISNVGKLQKAAGNQEFKMKRTDLCSVLGEVVRKSSDLPGRPITVNFECPPGSFVIANELLEDLFSNLIGNAIKHSDPGKPLTIDVRVSRQKEDDKDYYEISIEDNGPGIPDALKAKLFRRFERGQTKASGRGLGLYLVKTLAREFGGKVRVEDRVPGDSGQGAKFIVLLPVLAE from the coding sequence ATGAGCAGGGGAAACGATCATTCCACGGCAAAGCGATGGTGGCAGTCGATCAGGGTGGAGATCGTATTGCTCGTGCTGCTTATGACCCTTCCTACCATCTTGTTGGGCGTAGCTGGTACTCTCTATTATCAGGGCATACTAAAGCAGGATATCGAAGACAACCAGCTTGGCTCGGCTATGACGATTTCTGCTCTCGCCCCGGATTATCTGCAAAGCTCTCAGCTGTACCTGAAGAGCCTTGCTGACAGGATTTTGGTGATCAGGGCGATGGAGAATAATGACCTTGTTCTTTTACACTCCGTCGCCGTCTACGGGAATAACTCCACCAGGGTCAGGGGCATATATTTCACCGATAGCAACGGCAAGATTATCGAGGGTACTTCGGAGGTCGCCGGCCTTATCGGTGCTGATTATTATAACCATTCTTACGTCAGCGGTGTAATAAAAAGCGGCCGCCCGGTCATCGGTGACGCGGAGCCGGGGTTCGATCAGAGGCCGATGGTGCCTGTAGGCGTACCTGTGGTCGATGCGAACGGCACTGTTCTGGGAGTGCTGGTGGGCATCGTCGACCTCGAAGAGTACTCCCAGATCATGGATGAGTCGCTGGCAGGTCGCGGACAGTGCGCCTATCTGGTGAACCGGACCGGCCACGTCATGGCGCATACTAACCGCAGCCATGCCTGGATGATGACTAACTTTTCCTCCGTGCCCGTGGTGGAGCGTGTGCTGGGGGGAGGCTCGGGCATCCTCGAGTACGAGAACCCCGTTGATCGGATGCTCATGATCGGAGCATACGCTCCCGTAGAGTCGTTTGGGTGGGGCGTGGTCGTGGCGACGCCCACGGAGATCGCTTACCGGCCTGTATGGGGCGCAGCGTGGATCATGGCCGCGATGATCGGGATCTTTTCCGTGGGGGCGGTCCTGCTCGGCATACTGGTCGGTAACCGCATTGCGTCTCCGATCGCCAGCATGTCGATGGCCATGAAAAGAGTGAAGGAGTCGGGCGACTATCGCAGGCTCCTGCCGCTGGAGCGTAAGGATGAGGTCGGAGACCTCGCGCGGGCGTTCGACGACATGGTGTATACTATCAGGAGGAATATGGCGGAGCAGGATGCCAGCAGGCGGGAAATTGAAGAGCTGGCCCGCAGGCAGGAAGCGAGCCTGGCACAGCTCCGGGAGAGCGAAGCCCGGTTCCGCAGCTACTTCGAGTCTCCCCTGGTCGGGATTGCCATCTCGTCGCCTGATAAGCAGTGGCTGGACCTGAATGATAAGGCCTGTGAGATCCTGGGCTATTCCCGGGAGGAGCTTTTAAAGATGACCTGGGATATGCTGACCTATCCCGAAGACCTGTCCAAAAACGTCGAGCTTTTAGACAGGGTCATAGCCGGCGAGATCGATACCTACACACTCGAGAAGAGGTTCGTCCGTAAGGACGGGAGCCTGGTATCCACGTACCTCTCGGCAGGCTGCATACGCAACCCCGACCGATCAGTTAAATACATGCTCTCCATCATCCAGGACATCACGGAAGAAAAGCGGGCCGAGGAGGCTTTGAAGGATGCGAAGGCCCAGGCGGAACTGTACCTCGACCTGATGGGCCACGACATCAATAACATGAACCAGATCGCGATAGGGTTCCTGGAAATGGCTCTTAGTACGATGGATTTGAGCGACGACGAGCGGGAGTTGCTGGATAAGCCGCTGAGATCGATCAGGAACAGCTCGGAGCTGATCAGCAACGTGGGGAAGCTGCAGAAGGCCGCGGGCAATCAGGAGTTCAAAATGAAGCGTACCGACCTGTGCAGCGTGCTGGGAGAGGTGGTCCGGAAGAGCTCCGACCTCCCGGGCAGGCCGATCACCGTCAATTTCGAGTGCCCGCCCGGATCTTTTGTTATAGCCAACGAGCTGCTCGAGGACCTGTTCTCCAACCTCATCGGTAACGCCATCAAGCATTCGGACCCCGGTAAGCCGCTGACGATCGACGTCCGCGTGAGCCGGCAAAAGGAGGATGATAAGGATTACTACGAGATCAGCATAGAGGATAACGGGCCTGGCATACCGGACGCGCTGAAGGCGAAGCTCTTCCGCCGGTTCGAGAGGGGCCAGACTAAGGCAAGCGGCAGAGGGCTCGGCCTGTACCTGGTGAAAACGCTGGCGAGGGAGTTCGGGGGCAAGGTACGGGTCGAGGACCGGGTGCCTGGAGATTCCGGGCAAGGGGCGAAGTTCATCGTCCTGCTGCCCGTACTGGCAGAATAA
- a CDS encoding MEDS domain-containing protein codes for MVVNTYIRESGIEVLGRIPWGTHFCLFYQTRQDLANVLIPYFRAGLENNEYCVWITSEPLEEAEAKARMFEAVPDFGKYLERGQIEIIPYDQWYVIDGVFDSGRVLSGWVQKLQSALSRGFSGLRLSGNTFWLEKSGWNDFLDYEQAINDTIGKYSMIALCTYSLDRCSANDILDVVSTHQFAMSKRDGEWKLIESKEQKEARKALQETEIRFRSLIQNSFDIIRILDREGRIIFDSPSSERILGYPPSFTLGRSPLDFIHPDDRQLVQSSLGEVYLNVNRGTPTEFRIRKADGEYLDVESTGVNMIGVPGVDGIVITTRPITERKRTEKENEQLLARLRETQVYLESLINYANAPIIVWNPSFTITRFNRAFERISGYMADEVVGKPLSILFPASSRYESLEQIKNTLKGEHWESVEIPIQHKNGSVRIALWNSANVYDEDSHTLVATIAQGQDITRRKKAEKELEEAKLQAELYLDLIAHDISNMHQIMLMQIELAEEILQSDGKLDGDDREILQSLSRTMDKAARLIDNVRKLQKLNTGDYRLEALDLAALIQDVLNTYTNIPGRDITLTYTPCKGSIVRANLLLRDVFLNLIDNAVKHSSGPLEIGIDLHKINLNGRSYYRVAVEDNGKGIPDEKKDEIFQRFKRGHTKTKGTGLGLYLVRSLVEGFGGYVEVQNRVLGDYTKGSRFLVYLPAIGEAQRGGE; via the coding sequence GTGGTCGTGAATACTTACATCCGGGAATCAGGTATCGAAGTGCTTGGCCGCATACCATGGGGTACGCATTTCTGCCTTTTCTACCAGACGAGGCAGGACCTGGCAAACGTTCTCATCCCCTATTTCCGGGCAGGCCTGGAGAACAACGAGTATTGCGTGTGGATCACGTCCGAGCCCCTCGAGGAGGCCGAGGCGAAGGCCCGGATGTTTGAGGCGGTGCCCGACTTCGGCAAGTATCTGGAGCGGGGGCAGATAGAGATCATCCCGTACGACCAGTGGTACGTGATCGACGGCGTCTTCGACTCCGGCAGGGTGCTCAGCGGCTGGGTGCAAAAGCTGCAGAGCGCGCTGTCCAGAGGTTTCAGCGGGCTGAGGCTGTCGGGGAACACGTTCTGGCTGGAAAAGTCCGGCTGGAATGACTTCCTCGATTACGAGCAGGCTATCAACGATACCATTGGCAAATACAGCATGATCGCGCTCTGTACGTATTCCCTCGACCGGTGCAGTGCCAACGACATCCTGGACGTGGTGAGCACCCACCAGTTCGCCATGAGCAAGCGGGATGGCGAGTGGAAGCTCATCGAAAGCAAGGAGCAGAAGGAGGCCAGAAAAGCCTTGCAGGAGACCGAGATCAGGTTCCGGTCGCTGATCCAGAACTCGTTCGACATCATCCGCATCCTTGACCGGGAGGGCCGCATCATCTTCGACTCCCCCTCGTCAGAGCGTATCCTCGGCTATCCCCCGAGCTTTACCCTGGGCAGGTCGCCTCTGGACTTCATTCACCCGGACGACAGGCAACTTGTACAGAGTTCCCTGGGCGAAGTTTACCTGAACGTTAACCGGGGGACGCCGACGGAGTTCAGGATCAGGAAAGCCGACGGGGAATACCTGGACGTCGAATCTACCGGGGTCAACATGATCGGCGTGCCAGGGGTGGACGGCATCGTGATCACCACCCGGCCCATCACGGAACGAAAGAGGACGGAAAAAGAAAATGAGCAGCTGCTGGCCCGGCTGAGAGAGACGCAGGTCTACCTGGAGAGCCTGATCAACTACGCCAACGCCCCTATCATCGTGTGGAACCCCAGCTTCACGATCACCCGGTTCAACAGGGCTTTCGAGCGGATCTCCGGGTACATGGCAGACGAAGTCGTCGGTAAGCCCCTGAGCATCCTCTTCCCTGCCTCCAGCCGGTATGAGTCGCTGGAGCAGATCAAGAATACTCTGAAGGGCGAGCACTGGGAATCAGTCGAGATACCGATCCAGCACAAGAACGGCAGCGTACGCATAGCCCTCTGGAATTCCGCCAACGTCTACGACGAGGATAGCCATACCCTGGTGGCGACGATCGCCCAGGGACAGGATATCACCCGCCGCAAAAAGGCTGAAAAAGAGCTGGAAGAGGCGAAGCTGCAGGCCGAGCTGTACCTGGACCTGATCGCCCACGACATCTCCAACATGCACCAGATCATGCTGATGCAGATAGAGCTGGCGGAAGAAATCCTGCAGAGCGATGGAAAGCTGGACGGCGACGACCGGGAGATACTCCAGTCCCTGTCCAGAACCATGGATAAGGCCGCCAGGCTGATCGATAATGTGAGGAAGCTGCAGAAGCTGAACACCGGCGACTATCGCCTGGAGGCGCTGGACCTCGCCGCGCTGATCCAGGACGTCCTGAACACTTACACGAACATACCGGGCAGGGACATCACCCTGACCTACACTCCCTGCAAGGGGAGCATAGTACGGGCTAACCTGCTCCTGAGGGACGTGTTCCTGAACCTGATCGACAACGCGGTGAAGCACTCCTCCGGCCCCCTCGAGATAGGGATCGACCTGCACAAGATCAACCTGAACGGCCGCTCGTACTACCGGGTAGCAGTAGAGGACAATGGCAAGGGCATCCCCGACGAGAAGAAGGATGAGATCTTCCAGCGCTTCAAGCGCGGGCACACGAAAACAAAGGGCACTGGACTCGGCCTGTACCTCGTCAGGAGTCTGGTGGAAGGCTTCGGCGGCTACGTCGAAGTACAGAACAGGGTCCTGGGAGACTACACTAAAGGCTCCCGGTTTTTAGTGTACCTGCCGGCGATCGGCGAAGCACAGAGAGGTGGAGAATAG